A genomic window from Schistocerca serialis cubense isolate TAMUIC-IGC-003099 chromosome 4, iqSchSeri2.2, whole genome shotgun sequence includes:
- the LOC126474297 gene encoding piggyBac transposable element-derived protein 3-like, producing the protein MPTIADCMPRDRFFTLRTTLYVVDANNIPRESETNRLWKVQPAINVVRSACLRPPRPSENDYSTDEQMVPFTGRCTLSQYFPNKPRPLGINNFVLATTKGLVLDFEFYQGKSTPLPDVGLGLGPSVILRLAQTLPQGSRLYFDRHFIALPLLQQLLDLGLEGTVTIMKNRVKPVHLTEEKRLNRGDMEEFCRDGDKTVIVQWKDSKAVTLASTCTGCEPVSNVERWSKLEKKYILVPYPAVIVKYNLCMGGVDLCDQMMETYRTFLKTKKWILKVLIHLLDLACVNSWLQYKVECEANKVQKKSTLDVLGLRQVLGEALISSSSGQEHESESVEEPPNKMFKPANTTCDEKRLDGYHHWPTVDDLP; encoded by the coding sequence ATGCCAACTATTGCAGATTGTATGCCTAGAGACAGGTTCTTCACTCTCAGAACAACACTGTATGTTGTGGACGCTAACAACATTCCacgtgaatcagaaactaatagatTGTGGAAAGTACAACCTGCAATTAATGTTGTACGCAGTGCTTGTTTGAGACCTCCACGCCCCTCTGAAAATGATTATTCTACTGATGAGCAAATGGTACCATTTACTGGACGCTGCACATTGTCTCAGTATTTTCCAAACAAACCGCGCCCTTTGGGAATTAATAACTTTGTTTTGGCAACAACGAAAGGTTTAGTACTTGATTTTGAATTTTATCAAGGTAAATCAACACCTCTGCCAGATGTTGGCCTCGGTCTTGGGCCATCTGTAATACTTCGCCTTGCTCAAACATTACCTCAAGGTTCAAGACTATATTTTGACAGACATTTTATAGCTTTGccattattgcaacagttacttgaCCTAGGGCTGGAAGGAACAGTAACCATAATGAAAAACAGAGTAAAACCAGTTcacctgacagaagaaaaaagactgaATAGAGGAGATATGGAAGAATTCTGCAGGGACGGTGATAAAACAGTCATTGTCCAGTGGAAAGATTCAAAAGCTGTGACCCTTGCCTCTACTTGTACAGGATGTGAACCTGTAAGCAATGTTGAGAGATGGAGTAAACTAGAAAAGAAGTACATCTTAGTGCCATATCCTGCAGTCATAGTGAAGTACAACCTGTGTATGGGAGGAGTGGACCTCTGCGACCAAATGATGGAGACCTACAGGACTTTCTTGAAGACAAAAAAGTGGATTTTAAAAGTTttgattcatttacttgatttggcTTGCGTCAATTCCTGGTTACAATACAAAGTTGAATGCGAAGCCAATAAAGTACAAAAGAAAAGCACTTTAGATGTTCTTGGATTACGACAAGTGCTTGGGGAAgcgctaatttcttcttcttcaggacAGGAACATGAAAGTGAATCCGTTGAAGAGCcaccaaataaaatgttcaaaccagCAAACACAACATGTGATGAGAAGCGGCTAGACGGATATCATCACTGGCCAACTGTTGATGATTTGCCTTAA